A single genomic interval of Sinorhizobium garamanticum harbors:
- a CDS encoding arginyltransferase, translating to MNTQTAPSPQFYLTAPAPCPYLPNEMERKVFTHMVGERAPELNDLLTQGGFRRSQNIAYRPACETCRACISVRILAHEFAPTRSMRRVLAANRDVVSAEYPAEPSSEQYNLFRRYLDRRHQKGGMSDMSVLDYAMMVEDTHVHTKIIEYRLRIEGDGINEKAKGPLVATALTDRMSDGLSMVYSFFDPALSERSLGTYMILDHIRRAKERGLPHVYLGYWVKGSRKMGYKTKFLPQEHLMARGWERYCGDDDASTETD from the coding sequence ATGAACACGCAGACCGCACCGTCTCCACAATTCTACCTGACTGCGCCGGCACCCTGCCCATACCTGCCGAACGAGATGGAGCGAAAGGTCTTCACCCACATGGTGGGTGAGCGGGCCCCGGAACTGAATGATCTCCTGACGCAGGGCGGCTTCCGTCGCTCCCAGAACATTGCTTACCGACCGGCCTGCGAAACCTGTCGCGCCTGCATCTCGGTCCGCATCCTTGCGCACGAGTTCGCGCCGACGCGTTCGATGCGGCGGGTGCTCGCCGCCAATCGGGACGTGGTCTCGGCCGAATACCCCGCCGAACCCTCGAGCGAACAATACAACCTCTTCCGCCGCTATCTCGATCGCCGGCATCAGAAGGGCGGGATGTCAGACATGTCGGTACTCGACTACGCCATGATGGTCGAGGACACGCATGTGCATACGAAGATCATCGAATACCGCTTGCGGATCGAAGGCGACGGCATCAACGAAAAGGCCAAGGGGCCGTTGGTCGCCACGGCGCTGACCGACCGAATGAGCGACGGCCTGTCGATGGTCTATTCCTTCTTCGATCCCGCTCTCTCCGAGCGCTCGCTCGGCACCTACATGATTCTCGATCATATTCGCCGGGCGAAGGAACGCGGCCTGCCCCATGTCTATCTGGGTTACTGGGTAAAGGGGTCGCGCAAAATGGGGTATAAAACAAAGTTTTTGCCGCAGGAGCACCTTATGGCTCGCGGTTGGGAGCGCTATTGTGGCGACGATGACGCATCCACCGAAACGGACTGA
- a CDS encoding DUF6163 family protein has translation MLHDSAHVPKPSLTEVLFGWFLRLVSASCFWFALNYWAMLIGFSHGGAGRFDLLPPEWRAAATALAVVYPVAAIGLWLLVSWGPVVWVLAAAIEIAVYEFYPGTFGARPLLFVLHAAVAVTFVLFRVALFVQRLRQARKVRVDSP, from the coding sequence ATGCTTCACGATTCTGCTCATGTTCCGAAGCCGTCGCTGACCGAAGTGCTCTTCGGCTGGTTCCTGCGCTTGGTGTCGGCGTCCTGCTTCTGGTTCGCGTTGAACTATTGGGCGATGCTCATCGGCTTCTCCCACGGAGGTGCCGGCCGGTTCGATCTGCTGCCGCCGGAATGGCGCGCTGCGGCCACCGCCCTTGCCGTCGTTTACCCGGTTGCCGCTATCGGCCTGTGGCTCCTGGTTTCCTGGGGCCCCGTCGTCTGGGTCCTCGCCGCGGCAATCGAGATCGCCGTCTACGAATTCTACCCCGGCACCTTCGGCGCGCGGCCCTTGCTTTTCGTGCTCCACGCGGCTGTCGCCGTGACCTTCGTTCTTTTCCGTGTTGCGCTTTTCGTGCAGCGACTGCGGCAAGCGCGGAAGGTAAGGGTTGATTCACCCTGA
- the hemB gene encoding porphobilinogen synthase produces the protein MNDKTNLVDRITGHRRMRRNRKADWTRRLVQENRLTVDDLIWPIFIVPGSGIVQPIDAMPGVNRMSIDKAVEAVKEAADLGIPAIATFPNIDMALRDETGSNSLAADNLINEATRAIKKAVPNIGVITDVALDPFTSHGHDGILRDGEIVNDETVEVVARAAVTQADAGSDIIAPSEMMDGRIGAIREALDAAGHQNVGIMSYATKFASAFYGPYREAIGTGGLLKGDKKTYYIDPANGTEAIRDAALDVEEGADMLMVKPGLPYLDICWRMKEAFGLPVFAYQVSGEYAQVKAAAANGWIDGERVMLETLLAFKRAGCDGILSYFAVEVARILAKR, from the coding sequence ATGAACGACAAGACGAATCTTGTGGACAGGATAACGGGACACCGCCGCATGCGCCGCAACCGCAAGGCGGACTGGACACGGCGGCTGGTGCAGGAAAACCGCTTGACCGTCGACGACCTGATCTGGCCGATCTTCATTGTGCCGGGCAGCGGCATCGTCCAGCCGATCGACGCCATGCCGGGCGTGAACCGCATGAGCATCGACAAGGCGGTCGAGGCGGTGAAAGAGGCGGCCGACCTTGGTATCCCGGCGATCGCCACGTTTCCGAACATCGACATGGCGTTGCGTGACGAAACCGGCTCCAACAGCCTCGCCGCCGACAATCTCATCAATGAGGCAACGCGGGCGATCAAGAAGGCGGTGCCGAACATCGGCGTTATCACTGACGTCGCGCTCGATCCCTTCACGAGCCACGGTCATGACGGGATCCTTCGTGACGGCGAGATCGTAAACGACGAAACCGTGGAGGTTGTCGCCAGGGCCGCGGTGACGCAGGCCGATGCCGGATCGGACATCATCGCCCCGTCCGAAATGATGGACGGGCGCATCGGCGCGATCCGGGAGGCGCTCGACGCAGCCGGCCACCAGAATGTCGGCATCATGTCCTACGCGACGAAATTCGCCTCCGCCTTCTACGGGCCCTACCGTGAGGCAATCGGCACCGGCGGCCTGCTTAAGGGCGACAAGAAGACCTACTACATCGATCCGGCCAACGGTACCGAGGCAATCCGCGATGCCGCGCTCGATGTCGAGGAAGGTGCCGATATGCTCATGGTCAAGCCTGGCCTCCCCTATCTCGATATCTGCTGGCGGATGAAGGAGGCCTTCGGCCTGCCGGTTTTCGCCTATCAGGTTTCCGGCGAGTATGCGCAGGTTAAGGCAGCCGCGGCCAACGGCTGGATCGATGGCGAACGGGTCATGCTGGAAACGCTGCTTGCCTTCAAGCGGGCCGGCTGCGATGGAATATTGAGCTATTTTGCGGTCGAAGTGGCACGTATCCTGGCAAAACGCTGA
- a CDS encoding RDD family protein — protein sequence MSMHDEQLRVPSNDWRAYQGVLSRRVFAFIIDYVIIALLWIPAAVVVFFLGILTLGLGFFLYPVLFALVAMLYFGLTVGGRDQASPGMRIMGVAIARTDGRPMDFLTAIVHLVIFWIANALLTPLILLIGLFTDRGRLLHDLLIGTVTVRSDAY from the coding sequence ATGAGCATGCATGACGAACAACTGAGAGTCCCGAGCAATGACTGGCGCGCCTATCAGGGCGTGCTGTCGCGCAGGGTCTTTGCCTTCATCATCGACTATGTGATCATCGCACTGCTCTGGATTCCGGCGGCGGTTGTCGTGTTTTTCCTTGGCATTCTCACGCTCGGCCTCGGATTCTTCCTCTATCCCGTCCTCTTCGCCCTTGTGGCTATGCTCTATTTCGGGCTGACGGTCGGCGGCCGCGATCAGGCATCGCCGGGCATGAGAATCATGGGCGTGGCGATCGCCCGCACGGACGGACGGCCGATGGATTTTCTGACGGCGATCGTCCATCTGGTGATCTTCTGGATCGCTAACGCCCTGTTGACGCCGCTCATCCTGTTGATCGGTCTCTTCACCGACCGCGGCCGGCTCTTGCACGACCTCCTGATCGGCACCGTCACGGTCCGTAGCGACGCCTATTAA